In the Pseudanabaena sp. BC1403 genome, TGATTTGAGACAACAAAATTCAGTTAGTCAAGGACGCACAATAGTTGGCTATGATGGTGCTAAGCGACATATTCTGATTGTGGATGACCGATGGGAAAATCGCTCAGTTTTGGTAAACCTTCTTGAACCAATAGGGTTTAGATTTACTGAAGCAGAAAATGGGCAAATTGGTTTAGAGAAAGCTAGACAGCAATTGCCCGATCTGATTATCACCGACTTAGAAATGCCTGTAATGAATGGCTTTGAGATGTTAAAGCAATTGCGAAACTCTGACGAGTTGAAGCATTTACGGGTAATAGTTTCTTCAGCATCTGTAGCAGAGGTAGATCAACAGATGAGTTTAGATGCTGGTGGAGATGATTTTCTGACAAAGCCAGTACAAGCGGAAGATCTGTTTACATTGATTGCTAAGCATTTACAACTGACATGGAAGTATGACGAAACTGGAACAATCCCAACTAGTGACATAGTATCAGACTTAGCAGAGTTGATTCCTCCTCCTTCAGAGGACTTACATTTTTTACTAGAACTAGCAAAAAATGGAATGTTGAAAAAATTAGCAGTTGAAGCTGAACAAATTGGTCAAAAAAGCGATCTCTATCGACCCTTTACTCAGCAAATTCTTCTGTTGGCAAAGAAGTTTCAGACTGAACAGATCAAGGCATTGATTCAAAAACATCTTAACTAATGTTTGAGCTTAAAGACTGAGATTACTGCGGGTTTTTATTTTGCCTTGGGCAAAATAAAAACCACGAATCTATGCCTCACATTCCGCTCTTAACCCAAAATCGCGATCGCCATTTCAAAAAAATCAAACAGCGATCGCACTTAAAGCTCTTACTTTGGCGATCGCCTTATTTTCATCTGGAAGTTTTTGACCATGCTTTTGGGCTGTCTCTAGCCACAAAGTTCTTACTGTAATTAACTCTTGTAAGGTTTCTTCTAGGGTTTCACCTTGAGCTAGGCATCCTTTTAAGGCAGGGATTTCAGCAACAAAACCACCTTCTT is a window encoding:
- a CDS encoding type II toxin-antitoxin system HicB family antitoxin, producing the protein MKYPIVIYPCEEGGFVAEIPALKGCLAQGETLEETLQELITVRTLWLETAQKHGQKLPDENKAIAKVRALSAIAV